In the Callospermophilus lateralis isolate mCalLat2 chromosome 7, mCalLat2.hap1, whole genome shotgun sequence genome, TGCCCACGGGCAGGAGTAGATACTGACCcacaggccagtgctctaccctATACAGCTGGCGCTGGTGCCACGTGCTTTCCCTTTCGAAGCAGGGGCTTCCCCAGGAGTGGAGGTGGCCGTGCCCAGGGAGTGGTCAGAATTTGTTGGAAATGGGAAGGAGGGGCAGCTGGGTCTCCTGTGGCTGGGGTTCTCCATCTCACATACACGCCACACCCGAGGCCTGGAGGATCCTCAaagccctccctcctcctccacagGCTGAGCCTTGTAGGGTCCCTGTCCTGGCTGGCCATGACAGGCCTCCTGTCCGGAGACAGTAGGGGTCAGTCCTAATAGCGGGGCCCAGGGAGGCCAGGTGGTTTCCGTTGAGTCTCGGGGGCTGCTGGGGCTTTGGACACAGGAAGAAAACCTGCCTCCCTGAGCCGCAGACGGAGGGCCTGAGAACACCTGTGGTCAGAGCCCAGCTTGGTGCCACAACAGGGGCTGTCCCCAGAGCCCCAAGCCGTTGTCAGACACCTGACAGAAAGGACCCAACCTCATATGCCACCCTCGCCACAGCAGCTCAGACTTCCCCTCATGGCTCTTGCACACCTCAGGCGTCTACCCTCCCAGGAAGTGGATCAGGCCCTCCCCGCGTCCCAGGCGACGGCCGCGGGGAGGGCCTGGTCACCACAGCTTCCTGCCTCCTGTGCTGGTCCGGAACAGCCCAGTGGGCCAGGAGGAGGGCAGTCTCCTTGCCTCTGACCCTCCTGGGAAGGTGCCAACAGGAGTGAGCTCAGGGTGTCCCTCGGCTCTGGTTGACGGCCACCCCATGACAGGTGAGTGGGGACAGGAAGAGCCAATGGCAACCTTGATGTCTTGGCATCTACACACAGTCCCCAACTTATGATGATGCAGCTTACAATGCATAGGGGTGACCGTGACGCGGGAACAGCTGCCCTtgaatatgaacttgggttttaccCCAGGCAGGTGCTGTGCGGCCCGGTCCTCTCCTGGTCCTGGGCACCGCTGCGAGATCACCTCCTGTCAGCCCATGGTCCTGAGGGCCAGGAGCCAGAGCCTGCAGGCTGGAGGGCACTCCCACCCTCCATCCACTACTGAGCACCGTCAAGTGCCACGGCTGTTGTGGACTTGGCCCTGGGTACACTGCTTGGCGCCTGCCTCAGAGACCTCGGAGTTGAGCAGAGCGCAGGGGGTTCCGGGGACCAGGGGAGGCCCAAGGAGTGGACAGGGAATCAGAGGCCCACGTAGGAGTTGGGTGGGTTTGGGGAAAGTTCTGGGCAGAGGCAAGAGGGCAAGAAAAGACCCAGAAGCGGGGAGCCCGAGGGTTAACATGGAGAGCGGCTTGCCCTGTGCTGGGAGAAGGCGGGATAGAGCCAGTGGCTTTGCAGAGGCTCCTCACCTGGGAGGGCAGGACTAGGACAGGGAAGTGGCGCTTACGCCACCAGCTGCCGTTTCCCATTTCCTGGCTCATTTCTGTCGCCTCATCCACAGCACGGAAGCTCCGCAGCCCAGACAGCTGCTGTCCATGCTGGTGTGGCCTGGTCACCACCGTCTGCGGAGGCTGGCACAGTGCACAACATGCACGCGgtgaaggaatgaatgaatgagtgggtgaagggcATAGGTGCCACCCACCACATCAACGACCCAGGCTCTATCTGCAGCACGTGCGGCCGCCTTTCCACACACTCAGTTGTTTCCAGTCTCCACACTGCGGTCCACACAAAGGAGGACTCGAGTCGTCCTCATCTCTAAGTGGCTAACACAGGCGTCAGTGATGGAAGAAGTAAAAGATCTCACTTTTTTCCTTTAATGCTACATACTCAGAAGGGACAGCCAGGCGCGGtgatacacgcctgtaatcccagtggctcaggaggctaagacaggattgcaaattcaaagccagcctcagcaatgtaaggctttaagcaactcagtgagaccctgtttctaaataaaacacgaaatagggctggggatgtgactcagtacccCCGGTACCCCCCTCCAAAAGAAGAAGGGCCAAGAGGagaaaaaaagcaacaaaaaataACAGGGAACAGCACACAGAGGCCTGACCACAAAGCTCCTGTTCAGAGAAATGAAAGCACAGGCCCAGGTCACCATGGAGGCCGATGAAAGGAGGCTGGAGAAGGCGGCCAAATGCTGAAACTTTAGAGAAAgcagaaaatgaaaacatttccaTGAAGAGCAAAGATGCTGGCTCTGCTCCTGTGCAGTTTCAGTTCTCACAGGAGAGAGAGGCACTCAGTGGTTTGCTACTTACTGCTGTGGAAGGGCCACAGAGTGTAGAGAGGTCCCTGGGCGTGGTCCAAGGGCTCCAGAGGTTGGGGGCCTCTCCAAAGGAGAGATGTGCGAGCTGATGTGGACAGAGCCAAAGAGAGTGCTCCAAGAGCATCCTGGGAACCCCCACGTTACAGGAAGCTTGGGTCAGGAGTCAGGCTGGCCTTGCAAGCAGCGGGAGGGCAGCAGGGAACAGGTGCAGAAGGTGGAACGGAGGACAGGGACAGACTGGAAGACACGAGGCTGTTAAGAGGGCCTCTGCCTGTGACCTTTATTCTGGGGGCCCCTTAGGCTTGAAGAAGCCTGTGCCCTGACAAAAGCATTCCTAAGAAGTGAGTCCATCTGggctggtggtgcacgcctgtactcCCAGCAACTAGAAAGGCTGAGGtatgaggaccacaagttcaaggccagcctcagaacttagtgagatcctgcctccaaaaataaataaataaaagggctgaggatgtagctcagtgggatagtgcctctgggttcaatctccagtaccaaaaaacaaaaactctgGTTTGGGGGAGCAGTTGGGGTTGCACCAGATGCAAGTGCGGCCCAGGGCCTTCTCCAGAACCTCCCAGGAATTCTGGGCAGAAAGCCTCACAGATCAGGTTACAGCCAAGGCCACATTAAGACTCTTGTGCTCCCATCCCAGCCCATCACTCCAGACTGACTCAAAAAGGCCACCACTAGGTAAGGTGGCCTTGAAGGCCTGTGACAGGTGGAGCACGAGGTCACTACATAAAGACTGGAATTCTTAGGCTTAGGCCTTTTGCATCTCATTGACTCTAAGATGCAAATCACTTCACATTTTCACGTCTCTGAGGTCAGCAGTCTGCAGTTGAGCTGGACAAGCAGCATTTTCCTGGGTGGTGTACAGAGTAACTATCTGGGACCCCTGGGCTGCAATTTCTTGTGCCTGGAACTGACTGGAAGCAATGGGTTAGGGACCttctacattttcaaaataactaTTTTTCCATAGAAACCACTTGCCTGGTGACTGAACGGCCCATTAAAGCATGCAGCCCAGACTCTTACCAAAAGGAACCCTGTCTGGTTTAGGCTGCTGCTCTTTGGAGCGTCGGTGATCCACAGCTGCACCTGTAACTGATTCATTCACCTTTGTACATCTGTAATTTTTGACAGAAAGACTTCTAGATTCTCCTCTCCATTGGCCAAAGAATTTTCAACAGAAACCACCAACTCTCAAGCTgggtggtggctcacacctgtaaactattgacttcagaggctgagaccgaaagtttgaggccaacctcagcaactaagtgaaatcttgttttaaaaatcaaaaaaagcagggaaagggctggggatacagataCACCCCCCatccttttactttttaaattttgagactgggtctctctACATGGCCCaaggtggccttgaacttgggatcttcctgcctcagcctctgggcaATATAGAGAAACCCTGTCTCTTCTAGGCTGAGGCTTCTGGTGATGTTCTACATAGCACTGTCTGTTGGCCTGGACCTCACATGACCCATAATGGATAAATCTTCACCTCTCCTTAAACTGCTCAAATTTGTGACATTAACTTGTTATTGCAGCATGACTCAGCTTATTCTAACTAATACGTGGTTATAAACAAGGAGAAAAGGGCTTCAATCAAGCCTCACAAACAGAACACAGGACAGCACAGCCTAGTGCCACCTTAGCTAAGGAATAAGAGCTTTTCTAAACCAGGTTTCTGTGTCCCCACTTTTGTCCCACAAAAATCAGGAACTTCATATTGTTCAACTTATTATACACGAAGGGAGAAAGACTGGATGTCCCACCTCACCCTGGTactgggagtgaacccagggatcatttaccactgagccacatccctagtccttttgtatattttcagatagtgtctcactaagttgctgaggctggccttgaactcattatCTCCTGCCTTACAGGTCTGTGTCACTTTGCCTGGCAAGGAGCATTCAACCACCAAgccccatcccagccctattttctattttacctagagacagggtctcacttaagtTGCTTTGCATCTCACCgtggctgaggatggctttgaactcccgattctcctgtctcagtctcccaagccactgggattacaggtgtatgccactgcacccagccagggTGCTGCTTTTTACAAATGGTGGCGACACCTGGGTTCTCTGCCAACCTTATCTGGGGGGCAGGTTGTCTCCAGGCCCAGCCTCGGGCCCTCCTGCATTTTAAAGTCAGGGTCACCTTTCTGGGTAAAACAGGGTGGGTATCTGTCTACTCCTAATCTCCTCATCTGTCCCCGCTAGGGCTCTGGATCACCTACAGCTTCCAGGACTGGGCTagagaggagcatgtgggagtcacCTGGCAAAGGGCCTAAGAGAGCCCTTGTTTGGGTGGAGACTTGTTTTGGGGACCACTGACCCAACACCATCCAGCTTCCACTGAGGCCCTTGCAGAGTGGCTTTTTAACACCCACCTTGACCCCCACCTGTCTGGTGGGAGCTGCAGGGCACCACACTCACAGTGATGGGTGCACTCTGCCCGAGTGGTCAGTGTCTCTCCCCAGGAGAGGGGGGCCAGCTGGGGCCAGGTGCCCTCTGGGAATCTCGGGCACCAGGAGAGGGCACACGTGTGAATCACAGCTGCAGCGAGCACTAAGCTTTATTTACAAACTTGCAGAGAATTCCCTCACCTCCACCTGGGAGACCCTCCCCTCTGGACCCCAAGGAGGAAACAGGCCTGGGCCCATGCAGCTGCCCAACCTAGGTGGGCCTGAGCTGCTGGAGCTGAGGCTGGCGGGGTCGTCTGTTTCAAAGGCAGTGCCCGCTAGGGTGAGGTCAGAGGCGCAGGTGAACGCGCCCTCCTCCTCCAGGAAGTCGGTCCTTAGGGCTTCTGCCATGGGACACAGGGCCAGGTGCCCTGGGGTTCTGACCAGACAGGAGTAGGGGGTGGGACCCGCACTGGCAAGGCCTGGATGGTGAACAGAGAAGTGTCGGGGCAACCTGGGGGACAGGTCGTCCCCAGGCCCAGCCTCAGGCCCTCCTGCATTTTAAAGTCAGGGTCACCTTTCTGGGTAAAACAGGGTGGGCAGCGAGGAGTGGTGGAGTCAAAGGGTGCCTGTCAGTGGGGGCGGGCAGGCCCTGGCACCCCCAATCCTGCCCCCCCAGGGTACTCTGGTCCCCAGGCCTGTTCCAAGGTATCTGTCCCTCACAGGGTACCCCAGGCTTGGGCACAACCTGGACCCTACCAGGCGGGAGCTGGACGGTGACAGCTCCTGGTGCTGGGCCTCGGAGATGGAGGACCTGAGGTCAAGGCTCTTGGGGGCTGTACTTCTCTCAGATTTTGGAGGAAGGATGTCCCAGCCTAGTAGACAGTGCTGTGGAGAGCGAAGGGTTAAAGGCACCTGGCCTGGGGCCCCATCAGGTGGAAGACCACTAAGCAGTCTCAGCCTCCCCCAGGGAAGAGGCAGGGGTCTTACCCACTGATGACCTTGGGCCTTTCCTCTCCCTGCTGGCCCAGCCATTGGAAGGTAAGGGCAGAGAGGGCAGAGTGCATCTCAACCGGGCTTTGCCCCAGCACTGAGCACCCAACAGATCCTACCTCACTGAACTGCTCCCCTTGCCCCAACACCCTGAGAGTGGACCCCTCACCCTGCTGCAGAGAAGCCAACTAGCTCccactcctccccttcctccaatCCCAGCCGCCCTTTCTACTGGGGGTACGTGGGTggccctggacacccatcctagcGGGAAACAGGAAAAAGTGGGGCTAAGGAAGCACTCAAGGAAGCACCAAGATCCAGGGTTACACCCCAGCTCTTCTACCAAGGCACGAGCTCCGCTTCCTCAGCCCCTGCAACATGGAGTGGGGGTGACACCTTGTACACAGCATGCAAGAGCTCAGGATATGGGGTCCATTCATGTCATGCCAGGCGCAGGCAGACAGCTATTCTGGAAGCTGGGTCACAGGGCACATCCTCCCCCAGACACTGAGCAGGGGTGATGGACGACACCCCCACATACCCCAAGACTCGGTGCTTGCCCTCAACACAGCACTGCTCGGACCTAGGGTCCATGTGGCCCCCTCATTCCTGCACAGCCCCCAGTTGCTCACCCGAGGCAGAGCCAGCGTGTCTGAAGCATCGAAGCTCTTCCGCCGATGGACTTGGTACTGGTGCGGGGGATCCAGGATGGACAGTGGAATGCTCACCCTGTTCAGGGCTTCAGTAAGGGGCTGCCCACAGCACAGCCTCAGCCCCATCTTCACCCACTCAAAACCAGCAGGGGTCAGGTCCGTCCCCTGGGCAGTTGCTGCCTCATGGCTCCACTCACCTGACCCGAGTGGACTCCACCAGGGTCCTAGGACTCTGAGGGTTCCGTGGTCTCCCGCACAGGCGGCAGGGGATGCCAGGATCCAAGGGCACCAGAAACAGGCGCTTGTTGACACGGTAACAGTACACACCTGTGAGCCCGGGAGAAGCAGCAGCCTCTGTGAGCCAGGGATTCCAGATGCCAGGCGCCTGATGTCCGACTACTGTGCCCACCAACCCTCTGGAGAGCAAGTTCTGGACCTTCCCCCCAACCCATTCCCCCTCCCAGTCAGGGGCTGTGACTCAAGGGGGAGAGAGCATCACCCCAGGGCTCCTGAGAACTGGACTGAGCCCAGCAGGGCCTGCCACGGGCTTCGGGGGAGGGTGTCATGCGGGGTAGGCCCTAAGCCACCAGGCCAGGCCTCAGCTCCCACGCTCCTACCAGCACTGGTCCAGGGTTTCCCTCCCTGAGTTCCCAAGAACTCAGGGGCCTTGAGTTGGGGCAGGGCCAGGATAGACGGGCCCTGCAGCAGCCTGGCCGAGGGCACTCACATTCGTGGTCCTCCTCCACGTCACTGCTGTCACACAGGCCTAGGAACTGGGGTCTGTGAGGGTACGGGGGTGAGCAGGCCACACAGTGGAGTCCCCAGCTGCCCCCGCCACCCTCATCTGCCCCGCCGCCCTCATCTGCCCCTGCTCACTCGGGGGTACTGTACACACACTCCTCCTTGTTGGTCTCCCGGAACTTCTGCAGCGTAGAGAAAAAGGTCTCGGGCTTGCTGGTGATGGAGGAGCTGCTGTCCATGGACCCTGGTGTGGGCAGAGCACCAGCGGCGATGGCAGAGAGGCTGGGAGCCACCAGGCTGCCCCTGGCTGAGGCCCAATCAGCGACTCTGGCACCCCAGCCACTGCCTTCCGCGCTGCACCCCAGACAAAGCAGAGGGACCCGGCACCCACTGTCACCGCTGTTCTGTTTCAGGCCCGTCCAACCTGCTGCACGGGACCCTTACCATGGGCCAGCTGACATCCCTCTGTGCTGGGAAAGCACAGGACGCAAAGCCCCGCCCTCCTGAGCCTTGCAAATAAACCAGTCACCAAAGAAATCTGTGAGACAAACTGAATGGTGAGACCTGCCAGGAACCAGGACAGTGGGGTCAGGCAACCACGTGAGGCAAGGCAGCAGTGCCAGGGAGGCCTCCCTGACGAGACAGCACTTAGGAAGCCTCATGGGCATCCCAGGAAGGACACTGAAGGCAGATGAAAACGCAGGTGcaagctgggtgcggtggcgcaggcctgtcatcccagcggctaaggctgaggccatcctcagcaacagagaggggccaagcaacatagtgagaccctgtctctaaataaaacacaaaatagagttgggatgtggctcatccCAGCCctatcagtggttaagtgccctcgagttcaatcccttgcacgccccaaaaaagaaaatgcagatgcaaaggccctggggcaggggtGTGCCTGCAGTATGAGAAACAGCTAGGAGGGACAAGTGGTTAAAAAGGGAGTAAGGAGCGAGTTTGGAAGGGAAGAGGACAGGAAGCCTGCGGAGGGTTTGGGGACAAGGAAGGACACAATCAGAGAGACCACGCATTTCTACAGGATCCCTGCCCTGGCTGCTGCAAGGGGAGGGGACGCAGGGGACCAGGTGGGAGGCCACAGCAGCAGTCCAGGTGGAGAGGGCGAGCTGGATTCTAGAAATGTGTtgaaggaagcacaagagaacatGCTGACAGCTGGATGAGCACCATGGGAAACAGCAGGAGGTGAACCCAGAAGCTGTGGCCTGGCCTATGGGACCTGTAGCTGCCATCCATAGAGGCAGGATGGCTGCAGGAGGGGCAGGCGGGGAGGAATCGGGACCTTGGACTTAAATGTGAGGTCAGTACGAGACACCTGGTTGCTATGGGTGGGTATGACCTGGGTGTCCCTAAGGTCCACATGCTGGAAGGTTGGCCcccggggcagcagtgctgaggtGTGGCCTAGTGGGAGACAGGGGGTTCCCCCCGGGAGGGGACTGATGTGTTTCTCACAGGACCCTGGTGACTCCTGAGAGCAAGCTGTTAACTGAAGAGCAAGGCTGGCCCCTTGTTTACTCCTGCTTCCTATCTAGCCAGGTGATTGCTTGCTCCTCCTACCCATGCCCCCATGATGCTATCTACCATGATGCTGTGTACCATGCTACAATGCAGCTCTGAGGCCCTCTCCAAGGCCAACCAGATGTTGGTATCATGCTCTTGAACCTCTGCAACTGTGGACTAAATAAAAATCTTATTATAAAGTATATAATAAcaattagtattattattattggcaccagggattgaacccaggggctcttaatcactaagccacatccccagcctatttttttattttggtcagGGTCACTAGGTCGCTTACagcttctctaagttgctgaagcttgcTGCAAACCTGCAATTCCCCTATCTCAGCCTGCTGGGATTACCACCAAGACCAGCTAAGTACTTAATTATTAGAGTATTACAAAGTACCCAGCCTCAAGTATTCTGTGATAGCACAGAAAATAGACAAGCACAGCAATTGAAAGCTGACTGGAGCACAAGTCTAGGATTCAGAGGACAGACATGGGCTAGAGATAAAATGAGGGTGTAGGGAGAACTTTAAAAGGCGTGGTACTTGGATGAGATGGGATCacagaggggaggagggaagacAGAGAGGGCAGGGTTGGAAGACTGAGTCCTCAGATGCTGGGGTGTAGAGACAGGAACAGGTAAGAGAACCCAGCAGAGGGAGCTGGGAAGGAGCAGCCAGGAAGATGGGGGTGGGTGGGACAGGAGAGCGTGTGAGAAGGAAGCAGTGTTGGTGGAACGTCAGGACATAAAGCTCAGTGTGAGAAAAAGTAATGGAGAAGACAGGCagatgacttg is a window encoding:
- the Miip gene encoding migration and invasion-inhibitory protein isoform X2, whose protein sequence is MEDMPRMMETEDLLQLRLLSLKLLRQLQVGQDAVQRSVAKAAPKSGLNSCNIYDSETPLSPETSSISWQASCSQDRCHKWDPLDTHGDDLCDVAWLDRVSPRVASQPPVKGQHLEPLGQPRFHSLTTIDSKEPAPLSGLCDRVPRSILAEQSEQSKSRVTCQEPATPESSWSLQPYLGCDWIVGSMDSSSSITSKPETFFSTLQKFRETNKEECVYSTPEPQFLGLCDSSDVEEDHECVYCYRVNKRLFLVPLDPGIPCRLCGRPRNPQSPRTLVESTRVRVSIPLSILDPPHQYQVHRRKSFDASDTLALPRHCLLGWDILPPKSERSTAPKSLDLRSSISEAQHQELSPSSSRLALPVRVPPPTPVWSEPQGTWPCVPWQKP
- the Miip gene encoding migration and invasion-inhibitory protein isoform X1, yielding MEDMPRMMETEDLLQLRLLSLKLLRQLQVGQDAVQRSVAKAAPKSGLNSCNIYDSETPLSPETSSISWQASCSQDRCHKWDPLDTHGDDLCDVAWLDRVSPRVASQPPVKGQHLEPLGQPRFHSLTTIDSKEPAPLSGLCDRVPRSILAEQSEQSKSRVTCQEPATPESSWSLQPYLGCDWIVGSMDSSSSITSKPETFFSTLQKFRETNKEECVYSTPEPQFLGLCDSSDVEEDHECVYCYRVNKRLFLVPLDPGIPCRLCGRPRNPQSPRTLVESTRVRVSIPLSILDPPHQYQVHRRKSFDASDTLALPRHCLLGWDILPPKSERSTAPKSLDLRSSISEAQHQELSPSSSRLVGSRLCPSLGYPVRDRYLGTGLGTRVPWGGRIGGARACPPPLTGTL